In Salinarimonas sp., a genomic segment contains:
- the cobD gene encoding threonine-phosphate decarboxylase CobD, translating into MADERIWHGGDLGEARRLFPGAPEPWIDLSTGINPIAYPPPALPASAFTRLPEPADHAALEAAAARAYGVADPACVIAAPGTQVLISLLPFLVDAREVAVVTPTYGEHARSWRAAGARVREVCGPEAAGDADALVLVSPNNPDGRLWPRATLRDLAGGLAARGGLLVVDEAFADFDAAQSLAADLPEGALVLRSFGKTYGLAGVRLGFALVRGDLGTRLRAALGPWAVSGPALAIGRAALDDAAWLDKAAPARRADAARLDALLAPLAGEAVGTTLFRTIETDRAPEIFAALGRAGIWVRRFQDDPRRLRFGLPCDAEAWGRVEQVLAALGR; encoded by the coding sequence ATGGCGGACGAGCGGATCTGGCACGGAGGCGATCTCGGCGAGGCGCGCCGGCTGTTCCCGGGCGCGCCCGAGCCGTGGATCGACCTCTCGACGGGCATCAATCCCATAGCCTATCCGCCGCCCGCCCTGCCAGCCTCCGCCTTCACGCGCCTGCCCGAACCCGCCGACCACGCCGCGCTGGAGGCGGCCGCGGCGCGGGCCTACGGCGTCGCCGACCCGGCCTGCGTGATCGCCGCGCCGGGGACGCAGGTCCTGATCAGCCTCCTGCCGTTCCTCGTCGACGCGCGCGAGGTCGCCGTCGTCACGCCGACCTACGGCGAGCACGCCCGGTCCTGGCGCGCGGCGGGGGCGCGGGTCCGGGAGGTCTGCGGGCCGGAGGCGGCGGGCGACGCCGACGCGCTCGTCCTCGTCTCGCCGAACAATCCCGACGGCCGCCTCTGGCCCCGCGCGACCCTGCGCGACCTCGCGGGAGGGCTCGCCGCGCGCGGCGGGCTCCTCGTCGTCGACGAGGCCTTCGCGGACTTCGACGCCGCCCAGAGCCTCGCCGCGGACCTGCCGGAGGGCGCGCTCGTGCTGCGCTCCTTCGGCAAGACCTACGGGCTCGCGGGGGTGCGCCTCGGCTTCGCCCTCGTGCGTGGCGATCTCGGAACGCGGCTGCGCGCGGCGCTCGGGCCGTGGGCGGTCTCCGGCCCCGCGCTCGCCATCGGCCGCGCCGCGCTCGACGACGCGGCCTGGCTGGATAAGGCGGCGCCGGCGCGACGCGCCGACGCCGCGCGGCTCGACGCGCTGCTCGCCCCGCTCGCCGGGGAGGCGGTCGGCACGACGCTGTTCCGCACGATCGAGACCGACCGCGCGCCGGAGATCTTCGCCGCGCTCGGGCGCGCGGGAATCTGGGTGAGGCGCTTCCAGGACGACCCCCGCCGCCTCCGCTTCGGCCTCCCGTGCGACGCGGAGGCGTGGGGGCGGGTGGAGCAGGTGCTGGCGGCGCTCGGTCGTTGA
- a CDS encoding cysteine hydrolase has product MIDPLRTALLVVDLQNDFLHPKGAYARGGQTSEAIAALPAKVAPLANAMREAGGLVVSTQFTLQPGRGGEPIVSPHLRQLRPFLGRGDFAPGSWGHALVEELQPADVVIEKVAYSAFYMTRLEWVLRKLGIDRLLVCGIVTNGGVASTVRDAHVRDIEPIVLTDGCAAFSAEVHETALAALAPVARLATIAEAIAAVEGA; this is encoded by the coding sequence ATGATCGACCCCCTGCGCACCGCCCTTCTCGTCGTCGACCTCCAGAACGACTTCCTCCATCCGAAGGGCGCGTACGCCCGCGGCGGGCAGACGTCGGAGGCGATCGCCGCCCTTCCCGCAAAGGTGGCGCCGCTCGCGAACGCGATGCGGGAAGCGGGCGGGCTCGTGGTCTCGACGCAATTCACGCTGCAGCCGGGACGGGGCGGCGAGCCGATCGTCTCGCCGCATCTGCGCCAGCTCCGCCCCTTCCTGGGTCGCGGCGACTTCGCCCCGGGCTCCTGGGGCCACGCCCTCGTCGAGGAGCTGCAGCCGGCGGACGTCGTCATCGAGAAGGTGGCCTATTCCGCCTTCTACATGACCCGGCTCGAATGGGTGCTGCGCAAGCTCGGCATCGACCGGCTGCTCGTCTGCGGCATCGTCACCAATGGCGGCGTCGCCTCCACCGTGCGCGACGCCCATGTGCGCGACATCGAGCCGATCGTGCTGACCGACGGCTGCGCCGCCTTCTCGGCGGAGGTGCACGAGACGGCGCTCGCCGCCCTCGCCCCCGTGGCGCGGCTCGCCACCATCGCCGAGGCGATCGCCGCCGTGGAGGGCGCATGA
- a CDS encoding cobyric acid synthase, protein MARALMVQGTGSNVGKSLLVAGLCRRFARRGLVVRPFKPQNMSNNAAVTVDGGEIGRAQALQARAAGVAPSVHMNPVLLKPQSEIGSQIVVQGRMVGTAKAREYQAWKPRLMEAVLDSFGRLRDEADLVVVEGAGSASEVNLRAGDIANMGFARATGTPVILVGDIDRGGVIASLVGTRAVIDPDDAAMVAGFVVNRFRGDPSLFDEGMRIVAAHTGWEALGLVPHFADAARLPAEDRLGLEREPRASEGQGVTIAVPVMPRISNFDDLDPLREEPGVRLVLVEPGTPIPAETALVLLPGSKTTIDDLAFLRAQGWDVDIAAHVRRGGRVLGLCGGFQMLGRTIADPDGIEGPAGRVVPGLGLLDLETRLTGVKKLEAVSGTALADDAPFSGYEMHVGETAGPDAERPFARLADGRPDGAVSRDGLVVGTYVHGLFADDSQRAAWLARLGARTSALAYEALVEDVLDRFADHLAAHVDCDRLLAISETARAP, encoded by the coding sequence ATGGCGCGCGCGCTGATGGTGCAGGGGACGGGCTCCAACGTCGGCAAGTCGCTGCTCGTCGCCGGCCTGTGCCGTCGTTTCGCGCGCCGTGGGCTCGTCGTGCGGCCGTTCAAGCCGCAGAACATGTCGAACAACGCCGCCGTCACCGTCGACGGCGGGGAGATCGGGCGCGCCCAGGCGCTCCAGGCCCGCGCCGCCGGGGTCGCGCCGTCGGTGCACATGAACCCGGTGCTGCTGAAGCCCCAGAGCGAGATCGGCTCGCAGATCGTGGTGCAGGGGCGCATGGTGGGCACGGCCAAGGCGCGGGAATACCAGGCCTGGAAGCCCCGCCTGATGGAGGCCGTGCTCGACTCGTTCGGGCGCCTGCGGGACGAGGCCGATCTCGTCGTCGTCGAGGGCGCGGGATCGGCGTCCGAGGTCAACCTGCGCGCCGGCGATATCGCCAACATGGGCTTCGCTCGCGCCACCGGCACGCCCGTGATCCTCGTCGGCGACATCGACCGCGGCGGGGTGATCGCGAGCCTGGTGGGCACCAGGGCGGTGATCGATCCGGACGATGCGGCGATGGTCGCCGGCTTCGTCGTCAACCGCTTCCGGGGCGACCCCTCGCTGTTCGACGAGGGCATGCGGATCGTCGCCGCGCATACCGGCTGGGAGGCGCTCGGCCTCGTGCCGCATTTCGCCGACGCCGCGCGCCTGCCGGCGGAGGATCGGCTGGGGCTCGAGCGCGAGCCCCGCGCTTCGGAGGGGCAGGGCGTGACCATCGCCGTCCCCGTGATGCCGCGCATCTCGAACTTCGACGATCTCGACCCCCTGCGCGAGGAGCCCGGCGTGCGGCTCGTCCTGGTCGAGCCGGGAACGCCGATCCCGGCGGAGACGGCGCTCGTGCTCTTGCCGGGCTCGAAGACCACGATCGACGACCTCGCCTTCCTGCGCGCCCAGGGCTGGGACGTCGACATCGCCGCTCACGTGCGCCGCGGCGGGCGGGTGCTCGGCCTGTGCGGCGGCTTCCAGATGTTGGGGCGCACCATCGCCGATCCCGACGGGATCGAGGGTCCGGCGGGGCGGGTGGTGCCGGGGCTCGGCCTCCTCGACCTCGAGACCCGGCTCACCGGCGTGAAAAAGCTGGAGGCGGTCTCGGGGACCGCCCTCGCCGACGACGCACCGTTCTCCGGCTACGAGATGCATGTCGGCGAGACCGCGGGCCCCGACGCCGAGCGCCCGTTCGCCCGCCTCGCCGACGGACGTCCCGACGGCGCCGTCTCGCGGGACGGTCTCGTCGTCGGCACCTACGTCCACGGCCTCTTCGCCGACGATTCGCAGCGCGCCGCCTGGCTCGCGAGGCTCGGCGCGCGTACGAGCGCTCTCGCCTACGAGGCGCTGGTGGAGGACGTTCTCGACCGCTTCGCCGACCACCTCGCGGCGCATGTCGATTGCGACCGGCTCCTCGCCATCAGCGAGACAGCGCGAGCGCCGTGA
- a CDS encoding FAD-dependent oxidoreductase — MSPVAFETPAYDVETPVLVIGAGAAGLVAALAARDTGAEVVVLERDLLPRGSTALSAGLIPAAGTRWQTAAGVVDDPDLFARDILAKAENEPDPGAVATLAGLSAPVLEWLADRHGLAVSLVENFRYPGHSAYRMHGLPSRSGEELVDRLREAAEAAGVALVCGAHVTTLFADAERRVTGVEIARPDGARERIGCGALVLACNGYGGNKELVGKHIPELADALYFGHPGNQGEAVLWGEALGAATRHLSGHQGHGSVAHPHGILITWACVMEGGFQVNAEGRRFADESHGYSEAAAGVIAQPGGIAWTMFDARIAGIARQFEDFRNAEAQGAVITGDSPEDLAARLGLPTGALAQTFAEIDRLKAEGATDGFGRAFAGVAPLAPPFHAVKVTGALFHTQGGLLVDGTARVLDTTGAPLPNLTAAGGAACGVSGSKASGYLSGNGLLSAIGYGYAAGRAAAATV, encoded by the coding sequence ATGAGCCCGGTCGCGTTCGAGACGCCGGCCTACGACGTCGAGACCCCGGTCCTGGTGATCGGCGCCGGCGCGGCGGGGCTCGTCGCGGCGCTGGCGGCGCGGGACACCGGCGCGGAGGTGGTCGTGCTGGAGCGCGACCTCCTGCCCCGCGGCTCGACCGCGCTGTCCGCCGGCCTGATCCCGGCCGCCGGAACGCGCTGGCAGACGGCCGCAGGCGTCGTCGACGATCCGGACCTCTTCGCCCGCGACATCCTGGCCAAGGCCGAGAACGAGCCCGACCCGGGCGCCGTCGCCACCCTCGCGGGCCTGTCGGCGCCGGTGCTCGAATGGCTCGCCGACCGGCACGGGCTCGCCGTCTCGCTCGTCGAGAACTTCCGCTATCCCGGCCATTCCGCCTATCGCATGCACGGGCTGCCCAGCCGCTCCGGGGAGGAGCTGGTCGACCGGCTGCGCGAGGCGGCGGAGGCGGCGGGGGTGGCGCTCGTCTGCGGGGCGCATGTCACGACGCTCTTCGCCGACGCGGAGCGGCGCGTCACCGGCGTCGAGATCGCCCGTCCGGACGGGGCGCGCGAACGGATCGGCTGCGGCGCGCTGGTGCTGGCCTGCAACGGCTACGGCGGCAACAAGGAGCTGGTCGGCAAGCACATCCCGGAGCTCGCGGACGCCCTCTATTTCGGCCATCCCGGCAACCAGGGCGAGGCGGTGCTCTGGGGCGAGGCGCTCGGCGCCGCGACACGCCACCTGTCCGGCCACCAGGGCCACGGCTCGGTGGCGCATCCGCACGGCATCCTGATCACCTGGGCCTGCGTCATGGAGGGCGGCTTCCAGGTGAACGCCGAGGGCCGGCGCTTCGCGGACGAATCGCACGGCTATTCGGAAGCGGCGGCGGGCGTCATCGCCCAGCCGGGCGGGATCGCCTGGACGATGTTCGACGCCCGCATCGCGGGAATCGCCCGCCAGTTCGAGGACTTTCGCAACGCCGAAGCGCAAGGCGCGGTGATCACCGGTGATTCGCCCGAGGATCTGGCCGCCCGCCTCGGCCTGCCGACGGGCGCCCTGGCGCAGACCTTCGCCGAAATCGACCGGCTGAAGGCCGAGGGCGCGACGGACGGCTTCGGCCGCGCCTTCGCCGGCGTCGCGCCCCTCGCGCCGCCCTTCCACGCGGTGAAGGTGACGGGCGCGCTGTTCCACACCCAGGGCGGCCTCCTGGTCGACGGGACCGCGCGCGTGCTCGATACGACCGGCGCGCCGCTGCCGAACCTCACCGCCGCCGGCGGCGCCGCCTGCGGCGTCTCCGGATCGAAGGCCTCGGGCTACCTCTCCGGCAACGGCCTGCTCTCGGCGATCGGCTACGGCTACGCCGCGGGGCGGGCGGCGGCGGCAACAGTCTAG
- a CDS encoding hydantoinase/oxoprolinase family protein, translated as MTPSRTLVGVDVGGTFTDLACFDEATRTFRTAKVPSNRGDEASGFLDGLSVFGDVADLGAIVHGTTVGTNALLERKGARIGVITTAGFRDVLEMRRRDRLHTWGLWGDFTPVAERRFRLEVAERTLSDGTIRQAVDPAEVARAARALLAEGAEALAIVFVNSYANPENERAAMEAARAVWPNPHVCASSEILPEIREFERASTTALNAYLMPVVATYLAKLEEALASAAFPGSFHIVQSNGGVMSTGTARRLPVRTALSGPAAGVIAAAAIARAAGFENVITADLGGTSFDVSLVAGGEAALAAQTTIDFGLVVRTPMIEIATIGAGGGSIASVDAGGLIAVGPESAGSRPGPVAYGQGNERPTLTDANVVLGRINAERPIGGKLARLDVEAAKAAIARTVGAPLGLSAMEAAEAIVKVANAKMAGAIRLVSIERGHDPAKFAAVPFGGGGALHVGALLTDVGLKSALVPRYPGVTSALGCIIADIRHDQVQTLNLMLDGLDAAALQERVAAAGREARAVVEKAGLATEAIETVTELDMHYLGQTHTVTARLPAGVGEARPVTAEIVRAAFEAAYGAAFSRLLPGIPVKIVSLRTAAIGRRPTFDLKALAPASDATVEAAARGTRPVWFEGAWREAAIYDRLALPVGAAIPGPAILEQPDATTVVDPGLVARVDDFGNLIVEPEQSR; from the coding sequence ATGACCCCCTCCCGCACCCTGGTCGGCGTCGATGTCGGCGGGACCTTCACCGATCTCGCCTGCTTCGACGAGGCGACGCGGACCTTCCGCACCGCCAAGGTGCCGTCCAACCGCGGCGACGAGGCCTCGGGCTTCCTCGACGGGCTGTCCGTCTTCGGAGACGTCGCCGATCTCGGCGCCATCGTGCACGGCACGACGGTGGGCACCAACGCGCTGCTCGAGCGCAAGGGCGCGCGGATCGGCGTGATCACCACGGCGGGCTTTCGCGACGTGCTGGAGATGCGCCGGCGCGACCGGCTGCACACCTGGGGCCTGTGGGGCGACTTCACCCCGGTGGCCGAGCGCCGCTTCCGGCTCGAGGTCGCCGAGCGCACGCTGTCGGACGGGACGATCCGGCAGGCGGTGGACCCCGCGGAGGTCGCCCGCGCCGCGCGCGCGCTGCTGGCGGAGGGCGCGGAGGCGCTCGCCATCGTCTTCGTCAATTCCTACGCCAACCCGGAAAACGAGCGCGCGGCGATGGAGGCGGCGCGCGCCGTGTGGCCGAACCCTCATGTCTGCGCGTCCTCCGAGATCCTGCCGGAGATCCGCGAGTTCGAGCGCGCCTCGACCACGGCGCTCAACGCCTACCTGATGCCGGTCGTCGCCACCTACCTCGCGAAGCTCGAGGAGGCGCTCGCCTCCGCCGCCTTCCCCGGCTCGTTCCACATCGTCCAGTCGAACGGCGGCGTGATGTCGACGGGGACCGCGCGGCGCCTGCCGGTGCGCACGGCGCTCTCCGGCCCGGCGGCCGGGGTCATCGCGGCCGCGGCGATCGCGCGGGCGGCGGGATTCGAGAACGTCATCACGGCGGATCTCGGAGGCACCTCCTTCGACGTGTCGCTGGTCGCCGGCGGCGAGGCGGCGCTGGCGGCGCAGACGACGATCGATTTCGGCCTCGTCGTCCGCACGCCGATGATCGAAATCGCGACGATCGGCGCCGGCGGCGGCTCGATCGCCTCGGTCGACGCAGGGGGGCTGATCGCAGTGGGGCCGGAGAGCGCCGGCTCGCGCCCGGGCCCCGTCGCCTACGGCCAGGGCAACGAGCGCCCCACCCTCACCGACGCCAACGTCGTTCTCGGCCGGATCAACGCCGAGCGCCCGATCGGCGGCAAGCTCGCCCGGCTCGACGTCGAGGCGGCGAAGGCGGCGATCGCGCGCACCGTCGGCGCGCCGCTCGGGCTCTCGGCCATGGAGGCGGCGGAGGCGATCGTGAAGGTCGCCAACGCCAAGATGGCGGGCGCGATCCGCCTCGTCTCGATCGAGCGCGGGCACGATCCGGCGAAGTTCGCCGCGGTGCCGTTCGGCGGCGGCGGGGCGCTGCACGTCGGCGCGCTCCTGACGGACGTCGGGCTCAAGTCCGCGCTCGTGCCCCGCTATCCGGGCGTGACCTCGGCCCTCGGCTGCATCATCGCGGACATCCGCCACGACCAGGTGCAGACCCTCAACCTGATGCTCGACGGGCTCGACGCCGCCGCGCTGCAGGAGCGGGTCGCCGCCGCCGGGCGGGAAGCGCGGGCCGTCGTCGAGAAGGCGGGGCTCGCGACGGAGGCGATCGAGACCGTGACCGAGCTCGACATGCACTATCTCGGGCAGACGCACACGGTGACGGCGCGCCTGCCGGCGGGCGTCGGCGAGGCGCGGCCGGTGACGGCCGAGATCGTGCGCGCGGCCTTCGAGGCCGCCTACGGCGCCGCCTTCAGCCGGCTCCTGCCGGGCATCCCCGTCAAGATCGTCTCGCTGCGAACCGCCGCGATCGGCCGGCGCCCGACCTTCGACCTGAAGGCGCTCGCGCCCGCGTCGGACGCCACGGTCGAGGCCGCCGCGCGGGGCACGCGTCCCGTCTGGTTCGAGGGCGCCTGGCGGGAGGCGGCGATCTACGACCGCCTGGCGCTGCCCGTCGGCGCCGCCATCCCCGGCCCCGCCATCCTCGAGCAGCCCGACGCCACCACCGTCGTCGACCCCGGCCTCGTCGCCCGGGTGGACGATTTCGGCAATTTGATCGTGGAGCCCGAGCAATCCCGATGA
- the cbiB gene encoding adenosylcobinamide-phosphate synthase CbiB: MLVESLALVTLALVVEAAIGYPGRVYTAIGHPVTWIGALIAALDRDLNREDASPAARRMAGLLALVAILAVPGALALAVQVVLSGLGLFGLLIAAVLASSLLAQRSLFEHVAAVRDGLREGGLAGGRKAVSMIVGRNPESLDEAGVSRAAIESLAENFSDGIVAPAFWIGLGGLPGGVLYKAANTADSMIGHRTARHGAFGWAAARFDDVINLPASRLTAVLLIIAAALHPQASARKAWAAVRRDAGKHRSPNAGWPEAAMAGALGLRLAGPRTYGDAVVADAWMGDGRAEADAEDVDRALALYRTACALLIGLAALLAVTALALSR, encoded by the coding sequence ATGCTCGTCGAATCGCTCGCCCTCGTCACGCTCGCCCTCGTCGTCGAGGCGGCGATCGGCTATCCGGGGCGTGTGTACACGGCCATCGGCCATCCCGTCACCTGGATCGGCGCGCTGATCGCCGCCCTCGATCGCGACCTGAACCGCGAGGACGCCTCCCCCGCCGCCCGGCGCATGGCGGGACTGCTCGCGCTCGTCGCGATCCTCGCCGTTCCCGGCGCGCTCGCGCTGGCGGTCCAGGTCGTGCTCTCCGGGCTCGGGCTCTTCGGCCTTCTGATCGCCGCCGTGCTCGCCTCGAGCCTGCTGGCGCAGCGCTCGCTGTTCGAGCATGTCGCCGCCGTGCGCGACGGGCTGCGGGAGGGCGGCCTCGCCGGGGGGCGAAAGGCGGTCTCGATGATCGTCGGGCGCAACCCCGAGAGCCTCGACGAGGCGGGGGTGAGCCGCGCCGCGATCGAGAGCCTCGCCGAGAACTTCTCCGACGGGATCGTCGCGCCGGCCTTCTGGATCGGGCTCGGCGGGCTGCCGGGCGGCGTGCTCTACAAGGCGGCGAACACGGCCGACAGCATGATCGGCCACCGCACGGCGCGCCACGGCGCCTTCGGCTGGGCGGCGGCGCGGTTCGACGACGTGATCAACCTCCCCGCCTCGCGGCTGACCGCGGTGCTCCTGATCATCGCGGCGGCGCTCCACCCGCAGGCCTCGGCGCGCAAGGCGTGGGCCGCCGTGCGGCGGGACGCCGGCAAGCACCGCTCGCCCAACGCCGGCTGGCCGGAAGCCGCGATGGCGGGCGCGCTCGGGCTGCGGCTCGCGGGACCGCGGACCTACGGCGATGCGGTCGTCGCCGACGCCTGGATGGGGGACGGCCGCGCAGAGGCTGATGCCGAGGACGTCGACCGGGCGCTCGCCCTCTACCGCACCGCCTGCGCGCTTCTGATCGGCCTCGCGGCGCTCCTCGCCGTCACGGCGCTCGCGCTGTCTCGCTGA